In Mastacembelus armatus chromosome 22, fMasArm1.2, whole genome shotgun sequence, a genomic segment contains:
- the LOC113130344 gene encoding syntaxin-11-like — translation MNYQALNKTSYPTASKHDSSTIGADIKRRAEAVLHQLHMLNAVRGELEAQRGRSDPVARIARTQYQCLSKDLQEVMFSYNDTEINHREACKRQMQRQMEVVGREVSEEELEEMLHSEELNVFSGQLQGQTVHSAFVQIESRHKELLALEKRITEIQELFLDVAVLTEEQGAAIENIQKKVQDTEMTVQDGGAHLVKAITYDKDHPFKKLFCGCFPCYNSR, via the coding sequence ATGAACTACCAAGCTCTGAACAAGACCTCCTACCCCACTGCATCAAAGCATGACTCCAGCACAATCGGGGCAGATATTAAACGCAGGGCTGAAGCTGTGCTGCACCAGCTGCACATGCTGAATGCTGTCAGAGGAGAACTGGAGGCCCAGCGAGGCCGCTCTGACCCCGTAGCACGTATAGCACGAACACAGTACCAGTGTCTGAGCAAAGATCTGCAGGAGGTGATGTTCAGCTACAATGATACTGAGATAAACCACAGGGAGGCTTGTAAACGTCAGATGCAGAGGCAGATGGAGGTGGTGGGCAGAGAGGTCAgtgaggaggagctggaagagATGCTGCACAGTGAGGAGTTGAATGTGTTCAGTGGCCAGCTGCAGGGCCAAACAGTTCACTCAGCCTTCGTACAGATCGAGAGCCGGCACAAGGAGCTGCTGGCGCTGGAGAAGAGGATCACAGAGATCCAGGAGCTGTTCCTGGATGTGGCTGTGCTCACAGAGGAGCAGGGAGCAGCCATagaaaacatccaaaaaaaGGTCCAGGATACAGAAATGACAGTTCAGGATGGCGGGGCACATCTGGTTAAAGCCATTACATATGATAAAGACCACCCCttcaaaaagctgttttgtgGCTGCTTCCCATGTTATAATAGCAGATAA